GCCACGCACGGCGTCACGGAGCCGGTCGTTGAAGGTCCCGATGCCGGTGCCGGCCATGTTGGCCTGCGTGGCCTGCTCGAAGCGGGCGTCGTCCGCCACCTCGCCGAAGTTCCAGCCCTCGCCGTAGACGTAGATCCGCTCGCCGTCCACGCCGTCGGCCTGGACGGTGAGCGCGTCCAGCGCCGAACGCACGGCGAGCATGTTCGCCTTGGAGTGGTGGCCCATGAGGTCGAAGCGGAACCCGTCGACCTTGTACTCCTTCGCCCAGGTGACGACGGAGTCGACCATGAGCTTTTCCATCATCGCGTGCTCGGTCGCGGTGTTGGAGCAGCACGTGCTGTTGGCGACGCTGCCGTCCTCGAGCAACCGCTGGTAGTAGCCGGGCACGACCTTGTCCAGGACCGAGGTGTCCGCCTGGCCCGAGCTGGCGGTGTGGTTGTAGACCACGTCCACCACCACGCCCAGCCCGGTCTGGTTGAGCGACTGCACCATCTCGCGGTACTCGCGGACGCGGGTCGTCCCCTCGGGGTCGGTCGCGTACGAGCCCTCGGGCGTCGTGTAGTGGAACGGGTCGTAGCCCCAGTTGAAGGCGTCCTCCCCGGCCGCTGCGGCGACGGCCGCCTGCTGCTCCTCCGACGCCGGGCCGGCGTCGGGGACCTCGGGGACGACCTGCTGCGCGCGGTCCTCCTCGATGGTGGCGATGTCGAACGTCGGCAGCAGGTGCACCGTCGTCAGGCCCGCCTCGGCGAGCTCGCGCAGGTGCGTCATGCCGTCCGAGCCGGACTGCGTGAAGGCCTTGTAGGTCCCGCGCAGCTCCTCCGGCACCGTCTCGTCGCTGATCGAGAAGTCACGCACGTGCAGCTCGTAGAGGCTGATCTCCTCGGGCGTGGCCGGGGCCTGGGTGCCGACCGAGGACCAGCCCTGCGGCGCCAGGTCGGCGTCGGCGAGGTCGACGAGCTGTGACTTGGTCGAGTTCGTCGACAGGCTGACCGAGTACGGGTCGGTGACGACGTTGCGCTCCACCGCACCCGTCGAGGGCACGAAGACCTCGACCTCGAACAGGTAGTACTGGCGGTCCCAGCCGGCCTCGCCGGTGACGGACCAGACGCCGGAGGCCTCGTCGAGCTCCATCGCCGTCGTCGTCCCCGGCGCCGGGGCGGCCGGGTCGGTGAAGCGGTGCAGCGTGACGGACCGGGCGGTGGGGGCCCAGAGGCGGACCGTCGGGACGTCGCCGTCCCACGTGACGCCCAGCTCGGCGCCACGGGCGGCGTCGGCATAGAGGTCGTCGAGCACGCCCGGGACCTGCACGCCGGTCGCGCCGGTGCGGGTCTCGCCGCGGGCGGACGACACGGCGAGCTGGCCCCTGAGGGCCTCGGCGGCGTCGACGCCGTCCGGCACGCCGAGCGCCGCGTACCCGGCCAGGTGCGGCCACTGCTCGGCGAGCTCTTTCGGCAGCGTCTCCGACAGGTACTCCAGCTCGACGGTCTCGCCGCCACCGACCCCGCCGGGGGCGAGCTCGAGCCCGCCGTCGGCGGAGGTGTGGAGCGTGTACGTCGCCTCGGCGTCGTCCACGTCCCACGCGATGACGTCCTCGCCCAGCCAGTGGGCCTCGCTCGTCGCGAGGTCGCCCGGCTCTGCTCCGCTGCCTGCCTGCACGGGGAGCAGGTACCCCTCCTCGCCGGAGATGATCCAGACCTCGTGGCCGACGGTCACCAGGTCGAGCACCTGGTCCTCGGGCAGGTCCTTCTCGTCGCCCTTGTGGAAGATGTAGTTGAGGACGGTCGCGCCGTCGGCGAGCGCCACCTCGTAGACCTGGCCGAAGCGGTCGGTCGACACCGGCTGCAGCGGGCTGGCCCAGTCGGTGGGGTTCGCCGAGCCGGTCCAGGTGTGCAGGCCCCAGCCCTCGTAGCCGCCCGCCTCGCGGCGGTAGTGCAGGACCGCGAGGCCCTCCGCGGCGGCGGCGGTCGCGTGGAGCGTCTCGTCGCCGGAGACGACGAACACGTCGGCCTGCTGGGAGGGTACGAGGGACTGGTCCGGACCCGGGTCCTTCTCGTCCCCCCTGTGGACGATGAAGTTGAGCGCGGCGTCGACGTCGTCGACCGGCACGTCCCAGTAGGCCCCGAACTCGTCGACGCCCGTGGGGGGCAGCGGCGCGGTCCACTCGGTGCCGGTCACGGGGGCGTCGCCCCAGACGTGCAGGCCCCACCCGTCGTAGGCGCCGTCAGGGCGCTGGTAGTGCACCGTGACGAAGCCCTGGGCCGCGGCCTCGCTGGTGAAGACCTCGGCGCTGTCCGGCCGCAGCCACACCTCGGGCGTCAGCGAGGGGTTGGCGAACCGGTCGGCGTCGGTGCCCTTCTTGTTCCCGGCGGAGTCCACGGCGATGAAGCCGATGTCCTGGTTGGCGCCGTCGGAGGTGTCGGTCGGGATGGCACGGAAGACGCCGTAGTCGTCCTCGCCGGCCCAGTCCAGGCCGTCGGGGTAGGTGCGCCCGTCCAGGAGGCCCGGCTCGACGTCGCCGAAGGCCCACAGGCTGACGTCGTCGACGTCCGCGGTCTCCGGGTAGTGGACGACCAGGTAGTCCTGGAGCCCGCCGACCGGCGGCTGCGGCTCCTCGCCGACCGTGACGGCCGCGCTCTGCGCACCCGCCGTGTGCCCGGCCATGTCGTCGACGACCGCGGCGACCTCGACGGTCGTCCCGGCCTCGAGCGCCTCGGTGTCCACCGTCACGCGGTAGGGGGCGTTGTCGTCGGTGCCGGCGTAGGTCCACTCCCCGCCGTCGGTGCGGCTCATGAAGCTGACCTCGGCGTACAGGTCGCGGTCGAGGGTGGCCTCGAAGACCTGCGCCTCGCGGGTCTGGCCGTCGAGGTCGAAGTCCAGGACCTCGGTGGCCTGGACGCTGATGCCGGGGGCCGCCTGGCTGACGGGCAGCGGGGCGGAGGCGACGTAGACGGCGGAGCCGAGCGCGGGCACCGTGACGGTGACCGCGCCGTCCGCCCCGGCCGCCAGCGGGGTGGCCCCGCCGGTCGACCACAGCGGGGTGAACGTCGCGCCCGGCGTGCCGGTGGCGAACGTCGCGGTGCTCGCGGTCTCGGCGTTGTTGCTGACGACGAGGTGCTCGACGCGCTCCTCGCGGTCGACGCGGGAGAACGCCAGCACGCCGGCGCCCTCGGCCGCGTAGCGCTGGAGCTGGGCGCCCGAGCGCAGGGCGACGGAGTCGCGCTTGACCGCCGCCAGCTCGGTGAGGGTGGTGTAGACGGGGTGCGCGGTGTCGAAGTTCTCGACGGCGTGCGTGCGGTCGGTGCCGATCAGGTCGTCGTCGAGGTAGACGGTCGTCCCGGTCGCGTCCATGTCCTGGCGGGCGGCCTTGTCGCCGCCGGAGCCGGTGAAGCCCTGCTCGTCGCCGGAGTAGACGACGGGCATGCCGCGCGAGAAGTACATGAGCGAGTGGGCGAGGCGGTCGCGGGCGAGCATCTCCGCGTCGTCGGCACCCGGGTTGCCCTGGGCGATGAAGTGCCCGATCCGGCCCATGTCGTGGTTGCCGAGGAACGTCGGCAGGCTGTACGCGTTGGAGTCCGCGTCGATGTAGTAGTCGTCCGCGGCGAAGAAGTCGCGCATGGTGGAGGCGCTGGCGCCCCGGGCGGCGAAGCCCGCCGCGGCGTCCTGGAACCCGAAGTCGAGGACGGCCTGCACCTCGCCCTTGGTGGTGAACATGGACAGCAGCTGCTCGTTGGCGCTGAACACCTCGCCGAACATGAAGAAGTCCTCGTTGCCGACGTCCTCCTTGGCGTAGGTCTCGATCGTGGGCGCCCACTGCTGCCAGAACTCGACGTTGACGTGCTTCATGGTGTCGATGCGGAAGCCGTCGACCCCGCGGTCGACCCACGGCTCGAAGATGTCGACCATGCCCTGGACGACCTCGGGACGCTCCGTGAAGAGGTCGTCGAGGCCGAAGAAGTCGCCGTAGACGGAGTTCTCGCCGGCGAAGGAGCTGTCACCGCGGTTGTGGTACATCGTCGGGTCGTTGAGCCACGCCGGGGTCTTGACCGGCGCGCCCTCGGGGACGAACGGCGTGTACGGGAAGCTCACGGCCGGGTCGAGCTCGGGGAACTCGCCGCCGGAGGCGTACGCGCGGTCGTCGAACGGCTCGCCCGAGGCGTCGCGGTACGGCTCGGAGGCCTTGGCGACGTAGTCGTAGACGCCCTCCTGGTACTTCACGACGTCCGCGGTGTGGTTGGTGATGATGTCGAAGAACACCTTCATGTCCCGCGAGTGCGCCTCGTCGATGAGGGCCTCGAGCTCGGCGTTGGTGCCGAAGTGCGGGTCGATCTGGGTGTAGTCGACCGTCCAGTAGCCGTGGTAGCCGGCGGAGGTCTGGCCCGCGCCGTCACCCTGGACCGGCTGGTTCTTGAAGACCGGCGCCATCCAGATGGCGGTGACGCCCATGCCCTCGAGGTAGTCCATCTTGTCCAGCAGGCCGGCGAGGTCGCCGCCGTGGAAGAAGCCCTCGTCGGTGCGGTCGTACCCGGTCTGGAGCCGGTCGCCCTCGAGCCCGCCGGCGTTGTTCGACGGGTCGGCGTCGTGGAACCGGTCCGGCAGGACGAAGTAGAAGACCTCGTCGGTGAGGTCCTCGCGCAGGCTGGGCCGGGCGAGGTCGAGCACCGCGGGGTCGATGCCCCCGGTGCTGCCGGTGTCCACGGTGATCGCGTGGGTGCTCTCGACGTAGCCGAAGGTCACCTCGCCCGCGGAGGCGGTGGTGACCGTGGCGTTGTCGGCGCCGA
The sequence above is drawn from the Aquipuribacter hungaricus genome and encodes:
- the pulA gene encoding pullulanase-type alpha-1,6-glucosidase, producing the protein MTSRTPRPRTLVAVTAIASLAATLGGTAPASADHTATPTSVTLAGTFQSELGCPGDWQPECAVPRLADADGDGTWTGTVELPAGEWEFKAAMDGAWTESYGVGADNATVTTASAGEVTFGYVESTHAITVDTGSTGGIDPAVLDLARPSLREDLTDEVFYFVLPDRFHDADPSNNAGGLEGDRLQTGYDRTDEGFFHGGDLAGLLDKMDYLEGMGVTAIWMAPVFKNQPVQGDGAGQTSAGYHGYWTVDYTQIDPHFGTNAELEALIDEAHSRDMKVFFDIITNHTADVVKYQEGVYDYVAKASEPYRDASGEPFDDRAYASGGEFPELDPAVSFPYTPFVPEGAPVKTPAWLNDPTMYHNRGDSSFAGENSVYGDFFGLDDLFTERPEVVQGMVDIFEPWVDRGVDGFRIDTMKHVNVEFWQQWAPTIETYAKEDVGNEDFFMFGEVFSANEQLLSMFTTKGEVQAVLDFGFQDAAAGFAARGASASTMRDFFAADDYYIDADSNAYSLPTFLGNHDMGRIGHFIAQGNPGADDAEMLARDRLAHSLMYFSRGMPVVYSGDEQGFTGSGGDKAARQDMDATGTTVYLDDDLIGTDRTHAVENFDTAHPVYTTLTELAAVKRDSVALRSGAQLQRYAAEGAGVLAFSRVDREERVEHLVVSNNAETASTATFATGTPGATFTPLWSTGGATPLAAGADGAVTVTVPALGSAVYVASAPLPVSQAAPGISVQATEVLDFDLDGQTREAQVFEATLDRDLYAEVSFMSRTDGGEWTYAGTDDNAPYRVTVDTEALEAGTTVEVAAVVDDMAGHTAGAQSAAVTVGEEPQPPVGGLQDYLVVHYPETADVDDVSLWAFGDVEPGLLDGRTYPDGLDWAGEDDYGVFRAIPTDTSDGANQDIGFIAVDSAGNKKGTDADRFANPSLTPEVWLRPDSAEVFTSEAAAQGFVTVHYQRPDGAYDGWGLHVWGDAPVTGTEWTAPLPPTGVDEFGAYWDVPVDDVDAALNFIVHRGDEKDPGPDQSLVPSQQADVFVVSGDETLHATAAAAEGLAVLHYRREAGGYEGWGLHTWTGSANPTDWASPLQPVSTDRFGQVYEVALADGATVLNYIFHKGDEKDLPEDQVLDLVTVGHEVWIISGEEGYLLPVQAGSGAEPGDLATSEAHWLGEDVIAWDVDDAEATYTLHTSADGGLELAPGGVGGGETVELEYLSETLPKELAEQWPHLAGYAALGVPDGVDAAEALRGQLAVSSARGETRTGATGVQVPGVLDDLYADAARGAELGVTWDGDVPTVRLWAPTARSVTLHRFTDPAAPAPGTTTAMELDEASGVWSVTGEAGWDRQYYLFEVEVFVPSTGAVERNVVTDPYSVSLSTNSTKSQLVDLADADLAPQGWSSVGTQAPATPEEISLYELHVRDFSISDETVPEELRGTYKAFTQSGSDGMTHLRELAEAGLTTVHLLPTFDIATIEEDRAQQVVPEVPDAGPASEEQQAAVAAAAGEDAFNWGYDPFHYTTPEGSYATDPEGTTRVREYREMVQSLNQTGLGVVVDVVYNHTASSGQADTSVLDKVVPGYYQRLLEDGSVANSTCCSNTATEHAMMEKLMVDSVVTWAKEYKVDGFRFDLMGHHSKANMLAVRSALDALTVQADGVDGERIYVYGEGWNFGEVADDARFEQATQANMAGTGIGTFNDRLRDAVRGGGPFDENPRVQGFGSGLLTDPNGDPVNGDEAAQRARLLLGMDQLKVGMAGNLADYEFVSSSGETVTGKDVSYNGAPTGYTADPQENILYVSAHDNETLFDSLAFKLPQGSAMEDRVRMQQLSLSTVALGQGVSFFHAGTDMLRSKSLDRNSYDSGDHFNVLDFSYESNNFGVGLPPAPDNEDKWPYMRPLLEDPGVEPAQADIEASVARFRDLLRVAGSSPLFSLTTAEQVQQKLSYLDGSEVPGLVVMHLDDTVGEPVDPALDRVVTVFNATSTEQVWTAEQLAGAGLVLSPVQAQGADPVVKGATFAGGTFTVPARTTAVFVEPTAQEPVSVELQLRAGGKPAVVNPRSRGELSLTVLSKPGFAPVTDLDTGSLRFGATGDEDSVTTCEAGGDLDRDGVADLVCTVRVQLTGIEHGDTELLLTGTTVGGAPVDGSVAVRTVPTKGSPRG